Within the Dunckerocampus dactyliophorus isolate RoL2022-P2 chromosome 10, RoL_Ddac_1.1, whole genome shotgun sequence genome, the region GAGCTGtatgatggctggacattccCATGTTGTGTATACTTGGGGATAATTGTTTGAACACTCGATGGCACTTTCAAGCATCTGGAACAGGCACGGATGAACCAGACTTCCAAAATTCTTTTATTGGTATCTTGGCTGATTTCTTTGGTTTTCCCATAATGTCATACAAGGAAACAGTGTGTTTGAGGTGTGGCCTTAAGATACATGCAAAGATGTGCCTCCAACTAACTCAAAGAAGCTCCCAAAGCCATGGCATGTGGGCATTCTCACATTGTTTAAAGACAGTCATCTTTGTGTATATGGACTTTTGACTTTGAAGAAAGTCTCTTAAAATGATCTCTCGCTCATAATTGCAGTATTTAGAAAGTAAAGATGATTTTGGTAATCCTTGCTGACCTAAAACAGGAGAACTTTAGTCTGATTTAATTTCAgatagtgagaaaaaaaatgtttgtgtgtatTCACACAGTGCATGCCAACCTCACCTTTCAACCGTATATCCAATCACAGCTATTTTAGCTTCCTTGGGACCTGGTTGACAAAACTGGTCATTTTAGTTAACTGAAATGATGTAGTAGTAAACTAAAACTAAATCTATTTAGATGATTAACTTGGGAATAAAACTAAGACATTACAGTCCAAAAAAACTGACTAAAACTACTGTCAAAATGAACCAATTTAGTGATTTCTTTAAAGTGCATTTTGTACTCTGTGCAAGGAATGTAACAATTGGAATTACTGATCTTATGGCGTCACATGAGTTTGCCGCCTCATGAATTTTACTGCATCACATGCTTCCAACATGATTCACATGGTAAAGGAAAGAAGTAAATGCTCCTGATTCTTATGTGCACATTGGCATGCCTGTAAACCTTCAAGATTCCAGGCggccacacacccacacccacacccacacccacacccacacccacacacagccTGGGAACCTCAATGCGTGACAGTTTTGGAGGGCAAGCACACAATGTAAGCCTTGTCCTGGTTGGAGAGGAAGGACAACACGAATAATATTCTTTTATActgaaatttaaaaaacgtGAAATAATAGCCTAGCAGAACAGAATACTTGTTTAAATCTACCTTTACAGTCAGCATAAAGCTATGATAAATGCATATTGTATGCAGATGAAGTTCAGTGTTGTATTGTACTTTGTGTGTTGTATTGTAATTTGACAATTGTACAGAAAGCATATTATTTAGGCTACAATGGAGGCCAGCATGCCAGACAATGTGATCAAGGTCAGCGTGTGTGAAAAAACAGTAAGAATTGATACTAGTTTTTAATCGTAAAAATTATCATTTTTTGTTGCGCAGATCGAAGCTTGTGCTACACTGAGTCAAACAGAAAGTGAACATGCACGTACGAGTCGCCCAGGAAGTCGTAGAAGTTAATCCTGCCGACCGTGGTATCGGCATCAAAGTTGGGGAACTGATCACCCAGCAGAATTCCAGGCATGAGTGGGTCTTCTTGGTAGGTCCAGGCGGGAGAAAGAAAACCGAACTGCGGCTTTAGGAGGATCAAGGTGAGCGGCAGTCCTTACTCTATGCTAGGTAGCAACGCCATATGTGCAAACCCGGAAGAGGGATTGACTCATGAAACTTATCGACCAATGAGAGATAAgcatggagggtttttttttcttttgcaacgGCGCAATACAGTGTGAAAGATCAGGAAGTACGCTATTTAGTGTAAAACATCTTGATACAAAAATActaaatactgtacacatattTTCCAGATAGTATACTGTGTGTGCTgtgttattttaaatgttttaatactATTAAAATAGTGTAGCTTGTCATGTATATTATGCTAACCAGTTAATATATCACAGGTATCACAGACCAGGACACATTTCCACGTTTATAATGGCATGTTTTCTCTTTTGAAACATTGTTGGGTCAGGATTTTGTGCCAcaattatatacatataaattaaattaaataaatacacaggTTAATGCAgctatttcacattgtttttcaaaattttagtacttttgtttacattttaattgtttatttcgtttaatataataatacattattctGCGGTTGCTTTTGGTTTAAAAACTCAATTTCCCATGAGTCTTTGCAATAATAGGAGAAAACAAATATGGCGTCCAGTGGGTTCAGTACGTGATTGGAATACTCTACCGTCCAGTTGACGACATAAAGCGGCGACAGGCAGCACAATACTGCGGAAACGCCCCCACTGCGGTGCTATCTCACGGCACCTATATTACCACACAAAATGTCTTCACCTAAGGCCAAACACTCCGGTCGCGGAGGCGGAGGGAGCCCGGTGCTCGGTGGCACCAATGGCCGCTACGAGTTCAAGTCGCTGACCAAACCGCTAAGCTCAGATTCGGCCACCGCGCGGCTGCGAGCCTCGGAGAGCCCCACACGCCGCCGGGGCTCCAGCTCCTCCACCGGCTCAGCGAGCGGACATGGGCCGTCGGAGGAGGACGGCATCCGTCTCAACCCGTCACTCTTCCGCGTGGCCCTTAGCTCGTTGCTCGCCATTGACCTGTGGCTCTCCAAGCGGCTGGGGGTGTGCGCCTGGGAGGACTCGTCTTGGGGGAGTGTGCGACCGTTGATGAAGCTTATCGAGGTGACGGGTCACGGCATCCCTTGGCTGGCTGGCACCGCCTACTGCCTCTACAAGAGCGACAGTGCAGCCGGGCAGGAGGTCATGCTCAACCTCCTCTTTGGTAAGAACGGCTGTTCCTTATCATGTACTTAGATTgctgagtgcagacctccgccaggGCCAAACTGTCTGCAACCTattggaaaaagtttgtttaCGTGTGAATTACTCAACTAATTTCCACAAAACTTTGTGGAGGAGTGAAGCACAGACCAAGACCAAACTTTATAAAAATTAACAAATGTCTTATGTTTATCTGTGTTTTCTAGCAAGATTACAGAAAAACTCCTCAACTCATTCCCACAAAACTTTGTGGTGGGGATGGCGCATGGACCACTGACCAGTACATTTTGGTAGCGCATGCAAGTctttagaccagtggttcttaaccttgttggaggtaccgaaccccatcaatttcatatgcccattcactgaacccttctttagtgaaaaataaaatatatatttttttcaaattcaagacataggtatatgtttgtttactggtgcacaaaatgacagaGACAGGACGCTGACTCCCATCACGGTCCGTGATTCATGTGAATgctgtacatcaggggtcaccaacgtggtgcccgcgggcaccaggtagccccccacgaccacatgaggtgcccgcaagcctgcttttcattcaggttttcagttaataatgtgagaacactagaaagaaaagtattctgaaacataaaatgtgagttgtggataccagcattttgtgaatgttttggtaaaacaagcatatttgatctgtttgggttgaaataaggtatgataatcatttctacaaaaatgagtagctcgtggccattttcattttctaaaagtagctctcacaagaaaaaacgttggtgacccctgctgtacatgtTTGTCCGACCACTTTCTTATTTTGCTCAACATAGTATGGATTCAAATATTAAGAAGGAAATCACACGACGTGCTACCACATCAGTCACACGTTGACTACTTGATGGTGCATTTCATTTGTACTCGGAACTGGGAAGTCGGAGTGAGAGTGACGTGATCTCTGAGTTAAAAGCGTTCCAAATGCCAAGTCAAAAAAACTTCACActatagcaatattttttataaattatttattgattatttaccgtttacacacgaggcagccatcattgattgttaactcagaggtggtgtggatgctctgacttccaagttgaacaTTCCGACTTCAGAGGGGCGTTTCAGTCGGGTGTTCCCGCTAGGAACTCGGAAATTCCGACTTCCAAGTACAAATGGAACACACCACGAGTGCGCTAAATTCTTCGCAGCAGTGATTGAACAAGGcaagcaatgtaatgtgattatctgcagccagtgTCAATTCATCACCAATTGACTTAATGGATCTGGTGTGTCTTAACCTCCGTGGCGGAGGCTCCGCCGAACCCCTCGGGTTCGATCTAActaggttaagaaccactgctttagaccCCTCAGGTTCTCTTGTTCAAAAAGCGACAAGCGGCATCTTGTGCctttttctggtctttttgttgactgacatgaaagcacttGATGCTCTTAACAAGCAGTGGGTGTTGCTGTGGGCCCCtcacatatagaaaaaaaaaaatgacaaaaggaagcaacagaagaaaggtaatttgtatttctaacagggctgtcaaagttaataacgcgttaactgaagtttcctttaacagcgctaatttttttgttggcccacgATTAacatgcgcacgtcctgtttgaccctcgcaccacactgtagtttgaggaaacacagcggcgtggcagctgatgtgaagccagaagcgggaacaaatattgagcagaaatgggcaaataaaagggtattttgaactGTACAAGCCTGcaggacttgttttttttttcagagcgGTGCAtcaacaaatacagtcaaacttgtctatagcggccactagagggagtctgcaaaagtggccgctatagacaggtggcctctatagacaggttggcatccagtttgaatgttgaccagtagaggaaaaaaagggaaaaaaaaggggggaaaaaataataataatgttgaccagtagagggcactgcggactgcggataaaagttgtacagcactattaggcttattatcatggttcatggttttaattcatcctgaacatgcatatgagtcaaacagtagcacatcacatagtacaattcacaattttgcatgtccaaaaaggagtaggaagaagcaaagctaccagggtatgaaaaagtcactgtttcaaaacaactaaaatagtCCATCATACCGTccaagtggaggtccagcacgACCACtgtgtggaaatactttgtcacgtcctgtgttatttccTCACAGTTCTGGCTTTGATAACAGCGACGTTATCTGCCTCATTATTATCAAGCGGCATGTGCCTTGTAGAGTTTTGCATTCCGTAGAGTGTGGATTTAGTGTgtacgattcgatgcgattagaATTCAGAGGCTTGTGATGATTATCGATGCAACTTTCTTTGTGATCAATAGCTTGTCAATTCTTTTCGagcataatttttttctatatatcatttctttttactcactgtgtactactaaaacaaagcatatttgtaatgatccacaattaaaataatcatgaaacagattaatttcccggagctatttggcatttctgaaaaaaaaaaaaaaaggaatatagcgatataaagaaaaaagcagcggtgtatgtaagtttatcttcagtACCTGCAAGATCCGGTACAAGCAACAGTACTCGATCAACAGCAgacgcttttcctcctctgaagtACTTTGACaccccccaaattccctccacatccgACAGCCATTGAAAACCGTGGGAGAttcgtacaattcgctctggatgtgaacacgtcactcaccagtgtagctggtcacagccaCTCGTCGCCGCTCGTGTGCAGGCTTCGCTacgcgttggcgatgagttttcGCCAATGACAagtcgtttgtcgcctcccgtgtgtggtgcCCATTACaattaggtgcaccaccataaactgtccgggcggcacttccgctttccgtttttttgttttgtatttttttgttgcgtcagcatcgattattgacatttatgaatcgattaataatcgtcaatgtccgcattgCGATGCATCTAAGGATCGATTATTTCTCCCACCCCTAATTTTGCATGGCTTTGAAGCTATTTAATGTACACGTATGTATTGACGCCACATATTGCAGCGTAAAATGTaaagtaaatgacaaaatacactagTATAGCATTATTTAGTGAAAACATTGTACTCACGTGGAAGATTCCTTCAAAGGGATGCACATTTAGAAGATTTACTCCATTTACAACAAGTATCTCTTTGTATGCATGCATAGTAGCGCTAGGTGGCAGAACTCGATGAAGGCACACGTGTTGTCATTCCACCGATACGGCTGCgctgttgtcattgttgtcggtcgacatattgatgtgattcagaacaagACAGGGGGCAAGGATAAGTGGTGTATAccatttactctccactgaacaacaagcagcaACCACTTAGCAACAATTGCTAAcagcaatcacatgacccggaagtGGAAGTGAAACTTGATGATGCAAGCGAATTAATCAAAACGCAGCGAATACATAATCCAACAACTCcaaaacacatgtggacaagttgtgacttccacattcaccatgctatgaaataataattacgttttttttcaataatttatgttttttggcattttttcagtgattgtgtgtgtcagtgattgcatttatttgcatttagcTTTTATTTAATGATTATGTGTAGACTACATTAACAActgcattgtatttatttattttgaaataatccagttattttttgttttattttaaatatataggTTCCACTTCCAATATGTtctataatattttaaaatgactgttcaactgaaattttttttccatatatatatatatatatatatatatatatatatatatatatatatatagacagacatttcttttaagcacaatataaaaaacaaacatattattCATATCGATATTTaaactggatttgcgctgttctcTTGTATTTTGACACGGAGGTCTGTCTCACTCTGCTGTGTGTGGAAGAAACCGGTACATTTTGGTAGTGCACAGACCTCCGCTGTGgccaaactaaacaaaaatgaGAACTAAAAGTCTGTGTTAGTTAATGTGTCCTGGTACGATTATGTAACAATGACTCGACTGATTTTCACAAAGCTTTGAAGAGGCAAAGACCTCTGCCGAAGCTGAACTATTGAGAAACCTGCTCCTGTAACTTTGCCAGGACAGTTCCCGCAATGTACATTTTTGGTAAATAGTTACTCCACATCTGTGTATCGCAGTGGTGATCAGTCTTCTTTGCACCTCCTGCATCCAGGTCTGCTTTTGGACCTGGTCCTGGTCGGCGTTGTCAAGGCGACGGTGCGGCGGCGCAGGCCCGCCCACAACCGTATGGACATGTTTGCCACCTTCTCTGTGGACCGCTACTCGTTCCCCTCAGGCCACGCCACACGCGCCTCCATGTGTGGCCGCTTCCTGCTGGCGCACTTGGTGCTCGCCGCCCCACTGAGAGTCCTCGTCCTGCTGTGGGTGGCCACGGTTGGGCTGAGCCGCATCATGCTGGGCCGACACAACGTGACCGACGTGGCCTTCGGCTTCTGGATGGGCTACTGCCAGTACAACCTGGTGGAGATGCTGTGGCTCTCGCCTCAAAGCCTGCAAGGGCTGCTGGGACACTTTGCATAGCTAGCTAGCACACTGAAAGActactattatattattattattacatatgaGTAACAGCTACACTGTTTTTATTATCTCTGTGAGGACTGTGCATTCCAATCCATGTAATTATGGAGTTGTTCATATTGTGGTTCATTCCAGCAGAACTCTCCATTCACAGTCAGCAGCACATCCTGTAAATAATTGTTATCAGCATATAAACAGCATTTCGTCAATAGGGGACAAGAATGCATGTCGTGTTTTCACCTTTGACCTTGACTATCTGGGCGGCCTTGTGCTGGCTCTCACATCGGTTTCATCTGGTAATTACAATGTTCCAGGTCATATTTTGGACCCTTTTTGGGGGGTCTCGCGACCCTTAAACAGTGGACAATTTGTCTGGCAGGAGTCATTCAGAGTGCTTAGTAAGATGTAACTTTTCATGTGAATTCAGTTTTATATGGTACCAAAATTTGATCCAGCCCATTTTTCAGCACCTTATTTTGGGTCCCTGTGGCCACATGCGGGGGGGGGGCTCCATGGCAGACGTTCATATCTGTTCATTTTTGGGTCCGCGTTATATGACCCTGGGCTCAGATATTGGTACCTCGTTTGTTAGATCAAAGTGCTCTGGGCtgctaaaatgtcaaagtggcccttgaccactttcatttttcagtgaatggccctcgctggaaaaagtttggacacccctacattCCACTGAGGAACATTTACAATCCCATGCACATGATTTGGGATAGGAAAAAAAGGGTGTTTTACATCATTTAACATAAAACTACTGTATAATGTTTTTCTTATTTGAGTCCATATTTTGCTTGTGTAGCTTTTCCAAAAGGTGGTTCAGTTTGAGCAATGCTTTTGTttgaacacgcacacacacacacacacacacacacacgcactagtTCATTAACCTTTGCTTGATGTCGTCTTTTTTGTATTGATTTAACAATTCAAGCTATGCAGCTGAAGGTAAGCTTACTTAAGTCTTATTCAGTTCAAAATTCAATGTATGTTTCACTTACCGTACACTTACATTTTTAGTcgtttgtgtgcatgcgtgaCAGAAATTTGATTCCGGTCTTAGTTATGTAacaggattgttttttttgtttttttttaaatatattaataccTTTCCAGAAGCATGtgcgggcgtgtgtgtgtgtgtacgtgcgtaCACACAACTGGATGCTCATTATAATGCAATGAGCTGCATGGTAGGTACTGTAGTTGTGAAAATCCAATGCCATAAAAGTCCATCATGAGCCATGACTTGTTGTGATTGGATCAAGTGTGTGTGGGAGATGGGGTGGAGATAAGGAACTTGAGGGACATTTTTAAGAGGTCTCCTGTCAGACTTTGTGTGTTCCACTCGCCAGCAACACTCACTTCTGTTGTAAGACCATAAAGGTAAGGAGCCCTCCACACACAGAGTAAGAATTGGCGGTCTTCTTTTTTAGAGGATTGCATGctatttttgtttgatttcaAAAGCTTGTCAAtctgttgtatttgtttttaaatctggttgttatgtgcaatatgtCAACTGATTGCCCCAAAAGGCATTGATttagtcattttaatttttttttaaaacattttacataGTTCTTGTACAAGTATGAGTTTTTTCATATGACTCGTACAATTActattttgttctcataatattaggacacAAATCCAGTAACATAAATATTTCTTTTGACTTTAGAATTTTTGGGTGGGGGGTGTCATTATGCTATGTAATTTTAATATAAGATTGTAATATCAATTTATTCCCATCCCTCATAACAATTACAATTTTAGTCTGTAGTGTTACCTTTTTTCCTTAAAGTCATTACTTTCAAAttctgtgactttattctggtaatatgacgttttttgtcataattttgCAGTGTATCATTTTCTCATAATAGATATTTTGTCAcaatttattttctaatattataCCAGTTTATTTAccaggacttttttttcctctctggtAACAGtacaatgttttgtttattctcaaaatattacttttcttgtattatgactttattgttgtaaattgactttatttttcatcaaatgcACCACGAACATcccattttttaacattctcaaatgccacacaaatgtaaaaagaagttaaactgtgaaaatcatatttttttcaagtggACTTTTGCATGCttttctttaaaataaaaagtgatcACGTATTCTGGACGAAAGAACGcactgaatttatttattttgtatggcTTGTGCACAATTGATGTCCTCACACTACAACTTTAATTTTGCAATAAtgatttttctgttttaaaaaatccttggaaaatgatgattttattctgtaaatgttaatattttttctcataataatccaactttagtctcataacattagctgtttttcttgtaattttagtaccctttttctcataaa harbors:
- the plpp6 gene encoding polyisoprenoid diphosphate/phosphate phosphohydrolase PLPP6, translating into MSSPKAKHSGRGGGGSPVLGGTNGRYEFKSLTKPLSSDSATARLRASESPTRRRGSSSSTGSASGHGPSEEDGIRLNPSLFRVALSSLLAIDLWLSKRLGVCAWEDSSWGSVRPLMKLIEVTGHGIPWLAGTAYCLYKSDSAAGQEVMLNLLFGLLLDLVLVGVVKATVRRRRPAHNRMDMFATFSVDRYSFPSGHATRASMCGRFLLAHLVLAAPLRVLVLLWVATVGLSRIMLGRHNVTDVAFGFWMGYCQYNLVEMLWLSPQSLQGLLGHFA